The DNA sequence TCACCACGGCGCTGCCTGCCCGCTGGTAGGCCCGTCGCAGCAGGTCGGTGTCGAAACCCTGCGGTGTCTGTACCGCACGCAGACCGCTGCGCTCGGGTGTCCCCAGCACCACGCCGTTGGCATCGACAGCCTTGATGGTGTCGACGACCGGCAGCACCGGGATCACGGCACGCAGACCGTCGCGCAGGGCGGAAACCACCCGCTGCATCTGCTCGACCGGGGTGAGTGGCCGGGCGGCATCATGGACGAGGACGAACTGCGGATCACCGACCGCGGCCAGCGCCCGGCGCACGGTTTCGGGCCGTTCCGGACCACCGGCCACCACCGTGGCCCGCTCCCCCAGGATGAGCATGGTGGCGTCTACGCGATCCGGCGGCGCGGCCACGACCACGCGGTCCACGACGCCGGAGTCGACCAGACCGTCGACAGCCCGTTCGAGCATGGTGCGACCGCCGAGATCGACGAACGCTTTCGGGATACCGGCACCTAGCCGTTCACCGGAGCCCGCGGCCGTCACGACCGCGACAGTGTCCGACACTGATCCCCTCAGGGCAGTCAGGAGGCGGCGGCCAGGACCTCGTCGAGGATGGTCGATGCCTTGGCGTCATCAGTGTTCTCAGCCAGCGCGAGCTCACCGACGAGGATCTGACGAGCCTTGGCCAGCATGCGCTTCTCGCCGGCGGACAGACCGCGTTCCTGATCGCGACGCCACAGGTCACGAACGACTTCGGCAACCTTGTTCACGTCACCGGAGGCCAGCTTCTCGAGGTTGGCCTTGTAGCGGCGAGACCAGTTGGTCGGCTCTTCGGTATGCGGTGCGCGCAGCACCTGGAAGACCTTGTCCAGGCCTTCCTGGCCCACGACGTCACGAACGCCGACATACTCGGCGTTATCGGCTGGAACTCGAACGGTCAGGTCTCCCTGAGCGACCTTCAAGACGAGGTATTCCTTCTGTTCGCCCTTGATGGTCCGGGTTTCGATCGCTTCGATCAATGCAGCACCGTGGTGTGGATAGACAACGGTGTCTCCGACCTTGAAAATCATCAGATTCGAGCCCCTTTCACACCCCAATGCTAGCACGGCGCGAACGAGCGCGGGGATCAACGATGCAGGTCAGGGGCACCGTAGGTGAAGAGTGGGGGTTGACAGGGTGACGAAAGCGTGCAACGCGCCGGGTTTGTGAGACCGATTCCGGCAACCCCTCGACACGTTGCCGACGAGGTAGGGCAACCCTTGGGTACCGCGTGGAGACGGGACCTACTACGCTACATAGTCGAATCGCGGCGGCGAGATCTGCCGACCGCACGGCCGAGCAGGAGGCTGCTGTGAACCGCTTGTCGAACCGCCTTGTGGTAGCAACCGCGGCCCTGGCCGCCGGTGGTCTACTGCTCACCGGATGCGGATCGGGCCAGATCTCGCAGACCGCCGGCCAGGAGGCCGCGATCAACGGCAGCACCGGCAACGTCAAGAACATCGCGCTGCGCAATGTGCACCTGCAGGCAGTGCAGAAGGGTGACGCTCTCAAGCCCGGGCGCACCGTTGAGCTGATCTTCGTGGCAGCGAACAACTCCCCCGACGTCAACGACAAGCTGGTGGGTATCAGCACCGACGTGGGCTCGGTCGATGTCAGCGGCCCGACGGCGATCCCGGCGAACTCCCGGCTGGTCGTCGGCACCCCTGACGGCCAGGACGAGGTCGAGGCGCTCAGCAGCGCACAGCCGACCAGCGCCGAGGTGACGTTGAGCCAGCCCATCAGCAACGGCCTGACGTACACCTTCAAGTTCGACTTCGAGAAGGCCGGCGAGGTTTCCGTTGCAGTGCCGATCTCGGCGGGTAACGCGCCCCGCCAGGACGAGGTCGGCGCCGGCGGCGGGCACGGCTGAGTCCGGCCGGATCGTCGCGGCGGGTTGATCGCCGGATCTGTCATACCCACCCGATAGCGTCAACGCGTGGCCAAGGTTCGGGTGCAATACCGCTGCTCAGAATGCCGGCATAGCACCGGTAAATGGGTCGGCCGCTGCCCCGAATGCGGCACCTGGGGCACCGTCGAGGAGGTTTCCGCACCTCCGTTGGCGGCCGGGACCGCGCAGCGTGCGGTGGTTCCGTCGTCGCCCGCGGTGCCGATCAGCTCGATCGACCCGGACCGCACCCGCCACTTTCCCACCGGGGTCAGTGAACTGGACCGGGTCCTGGGCGGCGGGGTGGTTCCCGGCTCGGTGAGCCTGCTGGCCGGTGATCCGGGGGTCGGCAAATCGACGCTGTTGCTCGATGTGGTGCACCGGTGGGCCAAGGCAGGCCGGCGAGCGCTCTATGTCTCCGGCGAGGAGTCCGCCGGGCAGATCCGGATGCGCGCCGAACGCACCGGATGCACCCACGACGAGGTGTTCCTGGCCGCCGAATCCGATGTGAACACCGTGCTCGGGCATATCGAAGCGGTACAGCCCAGCCTGGTGGTCGTCGACTCGGTGCAGACCATGACCGCCGACACCGACGGGGTGGTCGGCGGGGTGACCCAGGTCCGGGCGGTGACCACCGCATTGACCGCGACCGCGAAATCCACCGGGGTGGCGATGGTGCTCGTCGGGCACGTCACCAAGGACGGTGCCATCGCCGGTCCGCGTTCGCTGGAACATCTGGTGGACGTGGTGCTGCACTTCGAGGGCGACCGCAATTCCGCGCTGCGGATGGTACGCGGGGTGAAGAACCGGTTCGGCGCGGCCGACGAGGTCGGGTGTTTCCTGTTGCACGAGAACGGGATCGAAGGCGTGGCAGATCCGTCCGGGCTGTTCCTCGACGAGCGGCCCACCCCTGTCCCGGGCACGGCGGTCACGGTGACGCTGGACGGCAAGCGCCCGATGATCGGTGAGATCCAGGCGCTGCTGATGGCACGCGGTGAGCATGCCCAACAACGCCGCGCGGTCAGCGGCATCGACAACTCGCGGGCGGCGATGATCGCCGCGGTGCTCGAGCGCCGGGGCGGACTCAAGGTCAGCGCGACCGACATCTACCTGTCCACCGTGGGCGGGATGCGGCTGATGGACCCGTCCTCGGATCTGGCCGTAGCGATGGCAATGGCCTCTGCCTACGCCGACATGCCGCTGCCCAGCACCACGGTGGTGGTCGGCGAGGTGGGCCTGGCCGGAGATCTACGCAAGGTCACCGGAATGGACCGCCGACTGGCCGAAGCGGCCCGCCTCGGGTTCACCACCGCACTGGTTCCGGTGGGCTGCGGAGCGGTCCCCAAGGGCTTCCGGGCGATCGAGTCGGCCACCCTCGGCGACGCGCTGCGCTCGATGCTGTCCATCGCGAAATCCCCGTACGACAAGGTCGTCACGCAGATTCGGCGGGACAGGTCGAGTAACGAGGACGACGCAGTGGACAATAAGTGGCTGTGAGCACCGTCAACCGGTCTAATGGCTCGGCACCGCCGGCGGCTGCCAACCTTCGGGACACCATCGGTCGGCTGGCGCCGGGCACTGCCCTGCGCGACGGCCTGGAGCGCATCCTGCGCGGTCGCACCGGCGCGCTGATCGTGCTGGGCCACGACGAACGTGTCGAAACGATCTGCGACGGTGGCTTCTCCCTGGACGTGCGATTCGCGCCGACCCGGTTGCGTGAGCTGTCGAAGATGGACGGGGCCGTGGTGTTGTCCACCGACGGTTCCCGGATCGTGCGGGCCAACGTCCAGTTGGTTCCAGATCCCACGATTCCCACCGACGAGTCAGGCACCCGGCACCGCTCGGCCGAACGCACGGCCATCCAGACCGGCTACCCGGTGATCTCGGTCAGCCACTCGATGAACATCGTCACTGTCTACGTCGCCGGTGAGCGGCACGTGGTGGCCGACTCGGCGACCATCCTGTCGCGGGCGAACCAGGCGATCGCCACCCTGGAGCGCTACAAGGCTCGCCTCGACGAGGTGTCCCGCCAGCTGTCGACCGCCGAGATCGAGGACTTCGTCACCCTCCGCGACGTGATGACGGTGGTGCAGCGCCTGGAGATGGTGCGGCGTATCGGGCTGGAGATCGACAACGACGCCGTCGAACTCGGCACCGACGGCCGGCAGCTGCGGCTGCAGCTCGAGGAGCTGCTGGGCGGTAACGACACCGCCCGCGAGCTGATCGTGCTGGACTACCACGCCAACCCGGACCCGCCCACCAAGGCTCAGGTCAGCGGGACACTGGCCGAGCTCGACGCGCTCTCGGACACCGAACTGCTCGATTTCACCGCGCTGTCGCGGGTGTTCGGTTATCCCTCGACCGCCGAGGCTCAGGATTCGGCGCTATCGGCCCGCGGGTACCGGGCGATGGCGGGGATCCCCCGATTGCAGTTCGCGCATGTCGACCTGCTGGTGCGCCGGTTCGGTTCACTGCAGGGTCTGCTTGCCGCGAGCGCCACCGATCTGCAGTCCGTCGATGGGATCGGTGCCATGTGGGCGCGGCACGTCCGAGAGGGGCTCTCGCAGCTGGCCGAGTCGACGATCGCCGACCGGCTGGTCTAACCCGCAGGTGCGGGCGGCGCTTCGGCCGGAGCCGCAGCGGGTGCGTCGGCGGGCGGAGCACCTGGCGGCGGCGCCTCGGCGAGGATGAAGGGCACTGCGGCCGAGCGCAGATTACCCAGCTGCACCACCAGGTTGTAGGTGCCGGGGCCGATCGGCTGACGCGGCAGCGGGCACTGCGGCGCCGAGCCCATTCCCGTCCAGGTCACCTCGGTGGTCACCTGCTCACCCGGGTTGAACGTCTTGACCAGCGTCTCGTTGGACGGCGCGCAGTCGAGGTTGGACCAGAGCCGCTTGTTGTCCAGCGAGTAGACGTAGGCGGCCAGCACTGCGGCACCGACATCGCGCTTGCAGGCCACCAGCCCGATGTTGGTGACGACCATGGTGAACTTCGGCTGATCGCCGATGACGTACTGCGGCTGATTCGTGATGCCCTTGACCGCCAGCGTCGAGTCGGGGCAGTCGTCACCCTCCTTGAGTACCGGCGGCGGGGCAACGGCTTCGGTCGGAGTCGGGGTGGGCGAGGCCGCAGCGGAGGCGGACGGCGGCGGGGCGATGACGGGGGTCTTGTTCTCCGGTTGCGGGTTCTGGGTCGCAGATGCGGCGGGCTTGACGGTGCTCTTGGAATCCGAGCTGCCGCCGAATACGGCGTAGGCCACCCCGATGATGATGGCGAGAACCAGGGCCACGAGACCGATCGCCAGTCCACGGCGGCGCCAGTAGATTTGCGAGGGCAGCGGGCCACGCGGTTCGAGATCCAGATCCAGCACGATCTCACGGTAAGCCCAGGTCACCGCCAGCTGGCCGACCTGACTCGGCGTGTCGCCTTGTTTGCCAGCCGGATTAGTGATTATTCGCCGATGTCACCGAAATTCTTACGGAGGGCGACCTTGCCGTCGGCGAGATGGTAGGTGAGTCCGACGATGGCCAGACTGCCCTGGTTGATCTTGTCGGCGATCGCTGTGGAGCGCGCCATCAGCTGGGCGGCGGTCTCGGTGACGTGGCGCGCCTCGAACTCGTCGACCCGGGTCAGGCCGTCGCGGCGGCCCAGCAGGATGGACGGGGTGACTCGCTCGACCACGTCGCGGACGAACCCGAGCGGGACCTGCCCGCCGTCCAGGGCGGACAGGGTGGCCTTGACCGCGCCGCAGCTGTCGTGGCCGAGGACGACGATCAGCGGGACGTTGAGCACGCTGACGGCGTACTCGATGGAGCCGAGCACCGCTGAGTCGATGACATGGCCGGCCGTACGCACCACGAACATGTCGCCCAGGCCCTGGTCAAAGATGATCTCCGCAGCGACGCGGCTGTCGGCACAGCCGAACACCACCGCGGTGGGCCGCTGCTCGGAGGCGAGGCTGGCCCGGTACTCGATGCTCTGGCTCGGATGCTCGGGCTTACCCGCGACGAAGCGCTCGTTACCCTCCTTGAGTGCCTTCCACGCTGTCACCGGGCTGCTGTTTGGCATGGGCCCTATTCTGCACTGCGCCCGCTGTGAGTACGTCGTGAGCATCTCCCCGCCCGAACTCGTCGACTGGTATGCCCAGGCCCGGCGCGATCTTCCGTGGCGCGACCCGGACGTGACGGCCTGGCAGATCCTGGTCAGCGAGTTCATGTTGCAGCAGACCCCGGTGGCGCGGGTGGCGCCGATCTGGCTGGATTGGGTGGCGCGCTGGCCCACCCCGTCGGCCACCGCCGCCGCCGGTGCCGCCGACGTGCTGCGGGCCTGGGGAAAGTTGGGGTATCCCCGGCGGGCCAAGCGGCTGCACGAGTGCGCTTTGGTGATCGCCAGCGACCACGGCGACGTGGTGCCCGATGACGTCGAGGTGCTGCTCACCTTGCCTGGTGTCGGGGCCTACACGGCGCGGGCGGTGGCGTGTTTCGCCTACCAGAAGCGGGTGCCCGTGGTGGACACCAACGTGCGGCGGGTGGTGGCCCGCGCTGTGCATGGCTTGGCTGACGCGGGCAACCCGTCGGCGACGCGCGATCTGGCCGACGTCGAGGCGCTGCTGCCCGAGAATGCCACTGCCGCAACATTTTCGGCAGCGCTGATGGAGCTGGGTGCCACGGTGTGCACGGCCCGTTCACCCAAGTGCGGCATCTGCCCGCTCAGTGTGTGCGCGTGGCGGGCGGCCGGTTATCCGGCGTCGAACGGTCCGGCGCGCAAGGCGCAGGGCTACGCCGGTACCGATCGTCAGGTTCGGGGCCGGTTGATGGATGTGCTGCGGGCCAGCTCGACCCCGGTGGAGCGGGCCGCACTCGACGTGGTGTGGCTGCGCGACCCGGCACAGCGCGATCGCGCGCTGGACTCGCTGCTGGTGGACGGGTTGGTCGAGCAGACCGCCGACGGCCGGTTCGCCCTGGCCGGCGAAGGCGACGATGCGGGAGCGTAGCGACCGAGGAGGAGCCGAGCAGACAGGTCCGAAGGCGACGATACGGGAGCGTAGCGACCGAGAAGGAGCCGAGCAGACCGGACCGAAGGCGACGATGCGGGAGCGTAGCGACCGAGGACGAGCCGAGCAGACAGGTCCGAAGGCGAGTAGGTAGCGGCGACTCAGGAGGCCTGGGCGAAGCGGCGGCGGTAGTCCGACGGTGTGACGCCGACGATGCGGCGGAAGTGGTGGCGCAGCAGGGTGGCATTGCCGAAGCCGGCCCGCTCGGCGATGCGGTCGACGTCGAGGTCGGTCTCCTCGAGCATCCGCCGCGCATAGAGCACCCGCTGGTCGGTGACCCACTGCATCGGGGTGGTGCCCGTCTCCTCGACGAAGCGACGCGCGAAGGTGCGCGCCGACATGCTGGCCCGCCGCGCGAGGCTGGCCACCGTGTGCGGCGTACCGAGGTTGCCGAGTATCCAATCAAGTTGCGGCGCAAAACCTTCCGAACATCGAGCCGGGATCGGCTGGTCGATGTACTGACGCTGGCCGCCGTCGCGCTGCGGCGGCACCACCATGCGGCGGGCAATGGTGTTGGTGACCGCACTGCCTAGTTCGCGGCGCACCAGATGCAGGCTGGCGTCGATGCCCGCGGCGGTACCGGCACTGGTGACCAGATCGCCGTCGTCGACGAACAGGACGTCGCGGTCAACGATCGCCGACGGGAAGCGCCGGGCGAGTTCTTCGGCATGCATCCAGTGCGTGGTCACCCGCCGGCCGTCGAGCAGACCAGCGGCCCCGGCGATGAAGACCCCGGAGCACACGGTCAGCACGGTGGAACCCGCCGCATGCGCGGCGCGCAGCGCCTCGAGGGCTTCCGGCGGGAAGGCCTCCGGCGGCCCGCCCACCGCCGGCACCGCGACCACGTCGGCACCCATCAGATCGTCGAGCCCGTGCTCGGGCACCAGTTGAGCACCGACGCTGGTGCGCAGCGCCTTTCCCGGTTGTGGGCCGCAGACCTTGAAATCGAAGTTGGGCACACCGTCGGCGGAACGGTCGATGCCGAAGACCTCGCAGATCACCCCGAACTCGAAGATGGTGACGCCGTCGAGGACGAGCGCGGAGACGCTGCGCAATGCCATGGCAGTATTTTATCGCACGAGGTCAGTTCTGCCACTAGTGGCGGGATCTGCATGGGCGAAGCATTACTGCCATGACCGCGATGATCACCTTCCTCTTGCTGGCAGCCCTGGTGCTGGCCCCGTTCGGCGTGGTGGCCGTCGTCGCCACCGTGTCGCATCGGGACGGCTCGCTGCGGCTGCAGTCCCGCCAATTCAGGATCGCCGCCCCGTTCGTCGGCCGGCTCTACGACGATGGCAATGACCATGTCCACGACGCCGACGCCCGCCGAGTCGGGCACGAATTGGATGCCATCCGAACCCGCTTCGAAGAGCACCCGGTGTGGCCGTCACCCGGTGTGTTCGGGGAGCGCCGCTAGGAACTCCTCGACGGCCTCGCGATAGGGATCGGGTGCGTCGTCGTGCACCAGGTGGCCTGCGCCCGGGACTCGGACGTAACGGGCACGCTCGCCCGCCATCTCCTGCATGCGCCGCATCTGACCGGGCGGGGCCACCGAATCACCCGCCTCGATCAGCAGCACCGGCGCCCGCACCGTCCGCCACTGCTCCCAGTAGTCCCGGGTGCCCCATTGCGCCGCGATCTCGATCCAGCGGGCCGGCTGGCCGTGCAGGCGCCAGCCGGTGGCGGTCCGATCGAACGCCTC is a window from the Mycolicibacterium anyangense genome containing:
- the ispD gene encoding 2-C-methyl-D-erythritol 4-phosphate cytidylyltransferase, coding for MSDTVAVVTAAGSGERLGAGIPKAFVDLGGRTMLERAVDGLVDSGVVDRVVVAAPPDRVDATMLILGERATVVAGGPERPETVRRALAAVGDPQFVLVHDAARPLTPVEQMQRVVSALRDGLRAVIPVLPVVDTIKAVDANGVVLGTPERSGLRAVQTPQGFDTDLLRRAYQRAGSAVVTDDASLVEFLGTPVHTVAGDTLAFKITTPLDLKLAKAVLGV
- the carD gene encoding RNA polymerase-binding transcription factor CarD; this encodes MIFKVGDTVVYPHHGAALIEAIETRTIKGEQKEYLVLKVAQGDLTVRVPADNAEYVGVRDVVGQEGLDKVFQVLRAPHTEEPTNWSRRYKANLEKLASGDVNKVAEVVRDLWRRDQERGLSAGEKRMLAKARQILVGELALAENTDDAKASTILDEVLAAAS
- the radA gene encoding DNA repair protein RadA; protein product: MAKVRVQYRCSECRHSTGKWVGRCPECGTWGTVEEVSAPPLAAGTAQRAVVPSSPAVPISSIDPDRTRHFPTGVSELDRVLGGGVVPGSVSLLAGDPGVGKSTLLLDVVHRWAKAGRRALYVSGEESAGQIRMRAERTGCTHDEVFLAAESDVNTVLGHIEAVQPSLVVVDSVQTMTADTDGVVGGVTQVRAVTTALTATAKSTGVAMVLVGHVTKDGAIAGPRSLEHLVDVVLHFEGDRNSALRMVRGVKNRFGAADEVGCFLLHENGIEGVADPSGLFLDERPTPVPGTAVTVTLDGKRPMIGEIQALLMARGEHAQQRRAVSGIDNSRAAMIAAVLERRGGLKVSATDIYLSTVGGMRLMDPSSDLAVAMAMASAYADMPLPSTTVVVGEVGLAGDLRKVTGMDRRLAEAARLGFTTALVPVGCGAVPKGFRAIESATLGDALRSMLSIAKSPYDKVVTQIRRDRSSNEDDAVDNKWL
- the disA gene encoding DNA integrity scanning diadenylate cyclase DisA; amino-acid sequence: MAVSTVNRSNGSAPPAAANLRDTIGRLAPGTALRDGLERILRGRTGALIVLGHDERVETICDGGFSLDVRFAPTRLRELSKMDGAVVLSTDGSRIVRANVQLVPDPTIPTDESGTRHRSAERTAIQTGYPVISVSHSMNIVTVYVAGERHVVADSATILSRANQAIATLERYKARLDEVSRQLSTAEIEDFVTLRDVMTVVQRLEMVRRIGLEIDNDAVELGTDGRQLRLQLEELLGGNDTARELIVLDYHANPDPPTKAQVSGTLAELDALSDTELLDFTALSRVFGYPSTAEAQDSALSARGYRAMAGIPRLQFAHVDLLVRRFGSLQGLLAASATDLQSVDGIGAMWARHVREGLSQLAESTIADRLV
- a CDS encoding flagellar basal body-associated FliL family protein, with product MDLEPRGPLPSQIYWRRRGLAIGLVALVLAIIIGVAYAVFGGSSDSKSTVKPAASATQNPQPENKTPVIAPPPSASAAASPTPTPTEAVAPPPVLKEGDDCPDSTLAVKGITNQPQYVIGDQPKFTMVVTNIGLVACKRDVGAAVLAAYVYSLDNKRLWSNLDCAPSNETLVKTFNPGEQVTTEVTWTGMGSAPQCPLPRQPIGPGTYNLVVQLGNLRSAAVPFILAEAPPPGAPPADAPAAAPAEAPPAPAG
- a CDS encoding carbonic anhydrase; the protein is MPNSSPVTAWKALKEGNERFVAGKPEHPSQSIEYRASLASEQRPTAVVFGCADSRVAAEIIFDQGLGDMFVVRTAGHVIDSAVLGSIEYAVSVLNVPLIVVLGHDSCGAVKATLSALDGGQVPLGFVRDVVERVTPSILLGRRDGLTRVDEFEARHVTETAAQLMARSTAIADKINQGSLAIVGLTYHLADGKVALRKNFGDIGE
- a CDS encoding HhH-GPD family protein yields the protein MSISPPELVDWYAQARRDLPWRDPDVTAWQILVSEFMLQQTPVARVAPIWLDWVARWPTPSATAAAGAADVLRAWGKLGYPRRAKRLHECALVIASDHGDVVPDDVEVLLTLPGVGAYTARAVACFAYQKRVPVVDTNVRRVVARAVHGLADAGNPSATRDLADVEALLPENATAATFSAALMELGATVCTARSPKCGICPLSVCAWRAAGYPASNGPARKAQGYAGTDRQVRGRLMDVLRASSTPVERAALDVVWLRDPAQRDRALDSLLVDGLVEQTADGRFALAGEGDDAGA
- a CDS encoding helix-turn-helix domain-containing protein, with product MALRSVSALVLDGVTIFEFGVICEVFGIDRSADGVPNFDFKVCGPQPGKALRTSVGAQLVPEHGLDDLMGADVVAVPAVGGPPEAFPPEALEALRAAHAAGSTVLTVCSGVFIAGAAGLLDGRRVTTHWMHAEELARRFPSAIVDRDVLFVDDGDLVTSAGTAAGIDASLHLVRRELGSAVTNTIARRMVVPPQRDGGQRQYIDQPIPARCSEGFAPQLDWILGNLGTPHTVASLARRASMSARTFARRFVEETGTTPMQWVTDQRVLYARRMLEETDLDVDRIAERAGFGNATLLRHHFRRIVGVTPSDYRRRFAQAS